Proteins encoded together in one Entomobacter blattae window:
- the ispH gene encoding 4-hydroxy-3-methylbut-2-enyl diphosphate reductase yields the protein MSQTVLPQTKSKNPSSSSKTAGTLPRLKVLLAGPRGFCAGVDRAIRVVEEAIRRYGAPVYVRHEIVHNRTVVEMLEKKGAIFVEELDEVPEDAHVVFSAHGVPKSVPVEAQRRNLLYLDATCPLVSKVHREAERHYANGDPEESRHILMIGHAGHPEVVGTMGQLPPGAVTLINDAEEARTVQPENQDRLAFITQTTLSVDDTAEIVKILRERFPNIEGPRREDICYATTNRQEAVKQIASSCDLMIVIGSPNSSNSQRLREVAERSGAPRAILLPRLDDLDWSVLEGVEALGITAGASAPESLVQEMVQALSHRYELQIEERSVKEEHVTFRLPFPLG from the coding sequence ATGTCCCAAACGGTGTTGCCCCAGACAAAATCTAAAAATCCATCTTCTTCTTCAAAAACAGCAGGTACGTTACCACGACTGAAAGTCCTTCTGGCTGGCCCAAGGGGCTTTTGTGCGGGAGTGGATCGTGCCATTCGGGTAGTAGAAGAAGCCATACGGCGCTATGGTGCTCCAGTCTATGTCCGCCATGAGATTGTTCATAACAGGACTGTGGTGGAAATGCTTGAAAAGAAAGGGGCCATCTTTGTAGAAGAACTTGATGAGGTTCCAGAAGATGCCCATGTTGTTTTTTCTGCTCATGGAGTGCCCAAAAGTGTTCCAGTGGAGGCCCAAAGACGGAACCTCCTTTATCTAGATGCTACCTGCCCCTTGGTTTCAAAGGTGCATCGTGAGGCAGAACGTCACTACGCCAATGGTGATCCTGAAGAAAGCCGCCATATCCTGATGATAGGCCACGCTGGTCACCCTGAAGTTGTAGGCACTATGGGGCAGCTTCCGCCAGGGGCTGTTACACTTATTAATGATGCCGAAGAAGCTCGAACTGTTCAGCCAGAAAACCAAGATCGGTTGGCTTTCATTACCCAAACAACCCTTTCAGTTGATGATACAGCAGAAATTGTAAAAATCCTGCGGGAACGTTTTCCCAACATTGAGGGGCCGCGGCGTGAGGATATTTGCTATGCGACGACCAACCGTCAGGAGGCCGTTAAGCAAATTGCATCTTCTTGCGATTTAATGATTGTTATAGGTTCGCCCAACTCTTCCAACTCTCAAAGGTTGCGCGAGGTAGCTGAACGTTCTGGTGCCCCTCGGGCTATTCTTCTCCCTCGTTTGGATGATCTTGATTGGTCTGTGCTGGAAGGGGTTGAAGCTCTCGGGATTACGGCTGGAGCTTCTGCTCCTGAAAGTCTGGTTCAGGAAATGGTGCAAGCTCTTTCCCATCGGTATGAATTGCAGATAGAAGAACGGAGCGTTAAGGAAGAGCATGTCACGTTCCGTCTTCCCTTTCCGTTAGGGTAG